A single region of the Actinomycetota bacterium genome encodes:
- a CDS encoding TIGR03618 family F420-dependent PPOX class oxidoreductase: MAEILSDQQRAFLEANHSAVMATVDDRGRPHAVPVLCALVDDQLWSSGTDLRVRTRYLAARPFASLTVLGKGFWGEWLTVSGPVETRRERRVEDNLRLYRAATGRDPDDLEEYRAAMVAERRLVYVLTPERVYPSPR; this comes from the coding sequence ATGGCCGAGATCCTGTCCGACCAGCAGCGCGCGTTCCTGGAGGCCAACCACAGCGCCGTGATGGCCACCGTGGACGACCGCGGCCGGCCCCACGCCGTGCCGGTGCTGTGCGCCCTGGTCGACGACCAGCTGTGGAGCTCGGGCACGGACCTCCGGGTGCGGACCCGGTACCTGGCGGCGCGGCCGTTCGCCAGCCTGACCGTGCTCGGCAAGGGCTTCTGGGGGGAGTGGCTGACCGTCAGCGGGCCGGTCGAGACCCGGCGCGAGCGCCGGGTCGAGGACAACCTGCGCCTGTACCGGGCGGCCACCGGCCGCGACCCCGACGACCTGGAGGAGTACCGGGCGGCCATGGTCGCCGAGCGCCGCCTGGTCTACGTCCTCACCCCCGAGCGGGTCTACCCGTCCCCACGCTGA